A genomic stretch from Gemmatimonadaceae bacterium includes:
- a CDS encoding type II toxin-antitoxin system VapC family toxin: MINLDTHVLIFALAGELTPKERRLLTSQPWSISGVVFWEIAKLVQLGRVDLDVTHRDVVGVLSSIHVWPIDLAVAVQSTQLDFNADPADELIAATSVVHDVPLLTRDRRILRSKMVPLA, from the coding sequence GTGATTAACCTCGACACGCACGTGCTCATCTTCGCTCTCGCCGGCGAGCTGACCCCCAAGGAACGCCGCCTGCTCACCTCGCAGCCGTGGAGCATTTCAGGCGTCGTTTTCTGGGAAATCGCCAAGCTCGTCCAACTCGGCCGTGTAGACCTGGACGTGACGCACCGTGATGTCGTCGGTGTCCTCTCGAGCATCCACGTCTGGCCGATCGACCTTGCTGTGGCCGTTCAGTCGACCCAGTTGGACTTCAATGCCGACCCCGCCGACGAATTGATCGCTGCGACGAGCGTCGTGCACGACGTCCCGCTGCTCACCCGCGACCGCCGAATCCTCCGGTCGAAAATGGTCCCGCTCGCGTAA
- a CDS encoding M28 family peptidase yields the protein MNPRYMLPAALLFAGSTSLLPTRQTQQKQTCPAVTGAKMPLTYKGGPTVPDITPCDLMTRLYIYAADSMRGREAGTPDAIRATAYIEHEVKRLGLKPAGDHGTYFQYMPVTARQLSAASSITVGGKTFHPNKDFAANAGADAKVSGDVIFGGTLGDTANALSADAVKGKIVVMVAGAGGGRGGFGRGGGANNPLAEAAAIVTVSSTPSLPKARVQYTLNDTVQNEGRAAYAAANPSANQGGRGGRGGRGGFGGGALNVTVTPAVAQALLGKPVSRATKGDTGGSATINVKVETVAAETRNVVGIIPGTDPVLKNEYVVIGAHADHIGYSSGGNIVEHDSLKAYNMIARVEGADSRGAAPPTPEQWARINALKDSLRKIYPARKDSISNGADDDGSGSVSILEIAEAFAKGPIKPKRSLIFIWQMGEEKGLWGSQWFTNHPTVPRDSIVADLNLDMVGRGAPTDITGRDKENHELSGATNYLQLVGSRRLSTELGDIAESVNMSEPTPFKFDYSMDANGHPQNIYCRSDHANYARYGIPVIFFTTGGHADYHQVTDEPEYIQYTHMAAVDKLVYDIAVKVADLDHRVVVDKTKPDSPFARCQQ from the coding sequence GTGAATCCTCGTTACATGCTGCCCGCGGCGCTGCTGTTCGCGGGCTCGACCTCTCTCTTGCCCACTCGGCAAACACAGCAGAAACAGACCTGCCCCGCCGTGACCGGCGCCAAGATGCCGCTCACGTACAAGGGCGGCCCCACCGTGCCCGACATCACCCCGTGCGACCTGATGACGCGGCTCTACATCTACGCCGCCGACTCCATGCGCGGACGCGAAGCCGGCACCCCTGACGCCATCAGGGCGACCGCGTACATCGAGCACGAAGTCAAACGGCTCGGCCTCAAGCCCGCCGGCGATCACGGCACCTACTTCCAGTACATGCCCGTCACCGCTCGACAGCTGAGCGCGGCGTCGAGCATCACCGTCGGCGGAAAGACGTTCCATCCGAACAAGGACTTCGCCGCCAATGCGGGCGCCGACGCAAAGGTGTCCGGCGACGTGATCTTCGGCGGCACGCTTGGCGACACGGCGAACGCGCTGTCCGCTGATGCGGTGAAGGGCAAGATCGTCGTCATGGTCGCGGGCGCCGGCGGCGGGCGTGGAGGCTTTGGCCGGGGCGGCGGCGCGAACAATCCGCTCGCGGAAGCAGCCGCGATCGTGACGGTCTCGTCGACGCCGTCACTGCCCAAGGCGCGCGTTCAGTATACTCTAAACGACACGGTGCAGAACGAAGGACGCGCCGCGTACGCGGCCGCGAATCCCTCGGCGAATCAGGGCGGTCGCGGAGGACGTGGCGGCCGCGGCGGATTCGGCGGCGGCGCATTGAACGTCACGGTGACCCCAGCCGTCGCGCAGGCGCTGCTCGGCAAGCCGGTGAGCCGCGCGACGAAGGGCGACACGGGCGGCTCGGCAACCATCAACGTGAAAGTCGAAACGGTGGCCGCGGAGACGCGCAACGTCGTCGGCATCATTCCCGGCACCGATCCCGTCTTGAAGAATGAGTATGTCGTGATCGGCGCGCACGCGGATCACATCGGCTATTCGAGCGGCGGCAACATCGTCGAGCATGACTCGCTCAAGGCGTACAACATGATCGCGCGCGTCGAAGGTGCGGATTCACGCGGTGCCGCACCGCCGACGCCAGAGCAGTGGGCGCGCATCAACGCGCTCAAGGATTCGCTGCGCAAGATCTATCCGGCGCGGAAGGATTCGATCAGCAACGGCGCCGACGACGACGGCTCGGGCTCCGTCTCGATTCTCGAGATCGCCGAGGCGTTCGCGAAAGGGCCGATCAAGCCGAAGCGTTCGCTGATCTTCATCTGGCAGATGGGCGAAGAGAAAGGCTTGTGGGGCTCGCAGTGGTTCACGAACCATCCCACGGTTCCCCGCGACTCGATCGTCGCCGACCTCAATCTCGACATGGTTGGCCGCGGCGCGCCCACGGACATCACCGGCCGCGACAAGGAAAACCACGAGCTGAGCGGCGCCACGAACTATCTGCAGCTCGTCGGCTCGAGGCGGTTGTCGACGGAGCTCGGCGACATTGCCGAGTCGGTGAATATGTCGGAGCCGACGCCGTTCAAGTTCGATTATTCAATGGATGCAAACGGCCACCCGCAGAACATCTACTGCCGGTCGGATCACGCAAACTACGCGCGGTACGGCATTCCGGTGATCTTCTTCACGACGGGCGGCCACGCGGACTACCACCAGGTGACCGACGAGCCGGAATACATCCAGTACACGCACATGGCCGCCGTCGACAAGCTGGTATATGACATCGCGGTCAAGGTGGCGGACCTGGATCATCGCGTCGTCGTCGACAAGACGAAGCCCGACAGTCCGTTCGCGCGCTGCCAGCAGTAG
- a CDS encoding carboxypeptidase regulatory-like domain-containing protein has product MTEFKSRRIAAVVLACSCLVACGKDAARTQKSGSRTTAVVQKTDDSAAGTVDLGGGSYKPGPVTSSGSLAGTIKLDGAAPAPVAIDIDQKICGTTAESPVTTSAKTGGLGGVVVWIANITTGKPFPIDKRAELSSEKCALDPRVQGVVVGTTVNVFNDDKLLHKLVFTPLGTHDTLTAMPFFNEGQVVASERLAKSPGIVEVRCVQHPWTHAYIAVFDHPYFDVTEDDGSFKIDSLPPGTYTVNLWHEGMAKPVTQSVNIAANGTARIDLPIKLQ; this is encoded by the coding sequence GTGACCGAATTCAAATCGCGGCGCATCGCCGCCGTTGTGCTCGCTTGTTCCTGCCTTGTCGCCTGCGGAAAGGATGCCGCGCGAACCCAGAAGAGTGGCAGTCGCACGACGGCGGTCGTTCAGAAGACCGACGACTCCGCGGCGGGGACCGTCGATCTCGGCGGCGGGTCGTACAAGCCTGGGCCGGTCACCTCGAGCGGATCTCTCGCGGGCACGATCAAGCTTGACGGCGCGGCGCCCGCGCCGGTGGCGATCGATATCGATCAGAAAATCTGTGGCACGACCGCCGAAAGCCCGGTAACGACATCGGCGAAAACGGGTGGTCTCGGCGGCGTGGTCGTGTGGATCGCCAACATCACCACCGGCAAACCGTTTCCCATCGACAAACGCGCGGAATTGTCGAGTGAGAAGTGCGCGCTGGATCCGCGAGTGCAGGGCGTGGTCGTCGGCACGACGGTCAACGTCTTCAACGACGACAAGCTGCTGCACAAGCTGGTGTTCACGCCGTTGGGAACGCACGACACCCTGACCGCCATGCCGTTCTTCAACGAGGGGCAGGTCGTCGCGAGCGAGCGGCTCGCGAAATCGCCGGGCATCGTCGAGGTGCGTTGCGTTCAGCATCCGTGGACGCACGCCTACATCGCGGTGTTCGATCATCCGTATTTCGACGTGACCGAAGACGACGGCAGCTTCAAGATCGATTCGCTGCCGCCCGGCACGTACACGGTCAACCTGTGGCACGAAGGGATGGCCAAGCCGGTGACGCAGTCCGTGAACATCGCGGCGAACGGCACCGCCCGCATCGATCTGCCGATCAAGCTTCAATAA
- a CDS encoding Xaa-Pro peptidase family protein, producing the protein MLSPESLADVQRALAAAGVDGWLLYDFRGLNPIASGLMRLDGMTTRRVFAWVPTRGKPVAITHAIEQTQWKHWPTDWTREIYASWKSLESLLAKHIKGKRVAMEYSAGDAVPYLDRVPAGVIEMVREAGATVVSSGELVSRFYATWNAENIASHLRSAEIIASVAKDAMELAGERARGKEPLAEHELMGWILDNFKKHGLTTDHGPNVSVGANAANPHYEPSADAPKVIKPGEILLIDLWAREADGGVWADQTWMASLGKPSADALEIWNAVKDARDAAIALVLQKAKAGVAIKGADVDDAARQVIDSRGFGENFTHRTGHSIDSRELHGSGPHLDNLETREERLLVPGVAFSIEPGIYIPGKIGMRTEVNVYITPGEAVVTPREYQKELMIV; encoded by the coding sequence ATGCTCTCTCCTGAATCGCTCGCCGACGTCCAGCGCGCACTCGCCGCCGCCGGCGTCGACGGTTGGCTGCTGTACGATTTTCGCGGTCTGAATCCGATCGCCAGTGGACTCATGCGGCTCGACGGCATGACGACGCGACGCGTATTTGCCTGGGTGCCGACGCGCGGCAAGCCCGTCGCCATCACGCATGCCATCGAACAAACGCAGTGGAAACATTGGCCGACGGACTGGACGCGCGAGATCTACGCGTCGTGGAAGAGTCTCGAATCGCTGCTCGCGAAGCACATCAAAGGCAAGCGCGTCGCCATGGAATACTCGGCGGGTGATGCCGTGCCGTATCTCGATCGCGTGCCGGCGGGCGTGATCGAGATGGTGCGCGAGGCCGGAGCGACGGTCGTGTCGTCGGGCGAGCTGGTGTCGCGCTTCTACGCGACATGGAACGCCGAGAACATCGCGTCGCACCTGCGATCGGCGGAGATCATCGCGTCGGTGGCAAAGGACGCGATGGAGCTCGCCGGCGAGCGCGCGCGGGGGAAGGAACCGTTGGCCGAGCACGAGTTGATGGGCTGGATCCTCGACAACTTCAAGAAGCATGGGTTGACGACAGATCACGGGCCGAATGTGTCCGTCGGCGCGAACGCGGCGAATCCGCACTACGAGCCGTCGGCCGACGCGCCGAAAGTGATCAAGCCCGGCGAGATTCTGCTGATCGACCTCTGGGCGCGCGAGGCGGATGGCGGCGTGTGGGCCGACCAGACCTGGATGGCGTCGCTCGGAAAGCCGTCCGCGGACGCATTAGAGATCTGGAATGCCGTGAAAGACGCCCGCGACGCGGCGATCGCGCTCGTGCTGCAGAAGGCCAAGGCCGGCGTCGCGATCAAGGGCGCCGACGTGGACGACGCGGCGCGCCAGGTGATCGATTCGCGCGGATTCGGCGAGAACTTCACGCATCGTACCGGGCATTCGATCGACTCGCGCGAGCTGCACGGATCCGGGCCGCATCTCGACAATCTCGAGACGCGTGAGGAGCGGTTGCTCGTGCCGGGGGTGGCGTTCTCGATCGAGCCGGGGATTTACATCCCGGGCAAGATCGGCATGCGGACCGAAGTCAACGTGTACATCACGCCTGGTGAGGCGGTAGTGACGCCCCGGGAGTATCAGAAAGAGTTGATGATCGTTTAA
- a CDS encoding DUF92 domain-containing protein, translated as MLLRTLIGAALAAIIAIAARRTRSLTPDGALAAVVTGTLAAAAGWAWAILLIVYFVSSTALSHLGRREKEQRTAKVVAKGGERDALQVFANGAVFIAGALLTIIEPNTRWLALGIGALAASAADTWATEIGTLYGGGPRSIVTFRPVAAGMSGGVTAIGLIASAAGAGFIAILARVFGAHGDAIAIAAGGFVGALVDSLLGALIQTRRWCPACAQLTERIIHDCGTPTTARGGVRWLTNDAVNLLSGVAGGLLAAWMAR; from the coding sequence ATGCTGCTGCGCACTCTGATCGGCGCGGCACTCGCCGCCATCATCGCCATCGCCGCGCGGCGGACGCGTTCGCTGACGCCTGACGGCGCGCTCGCGGCCGTCGTGACCGGAACGCTCGCCGCCGCCGCGGGTTGGGCGTGGGCCATTCTGCTGATCGTGTATTTCGTCTCATCGACCGCGTTGTCCCACCTTGGCCGCCGCGAGAAGGAGCAGCGAACCGCCAAGGTAGTCGCCAAAGGAGGTGAGCGCGATGCATTGCAAGTATTCGCGAACGGCGCGGTATTCATCGCCGGCGCGCTCCTCACCATCATCGAGCCCAACACTCGCTGGCTCGCACTCGGCATCGGCGCACTCGCGGCCTCGGCCGCGGATACGTGGGCGACGGAGATTGGAACGCTCTACGGTGGCGGGCCGCGCTCGATCGTCACGTTTCGTCCCGTCGCTGCCGGTATGTCGGGCGGCGTGACGGCGATCGGCTTGATCGCTTCCGCCGCGGGCGCCGGGTTCATCGCGATTCTCGCTCGCGTCTTCGGCGCGCACGGTGACGCGATCGCCATCGCCGCCGGCGGATTCGTCGGGGCGCTCGTCGATTCACTGCTCGGCGCGCTCATCCAGACGCGTCGTTGGTGCCCCGCGTGCGCACAGCTCACCGAACGCATCATTCACGATTGTGGAACGCCGACCACGGCGCGCGGCGGCGTACGATGGCTGACGAACGATGCCGTGAATTTGCTCAGCGGAGTCGCCGGCGGACTTCTGGCTGCTTGGATGGCACGATAG
- a CDS encoding FAD-dependent monooxygenase, with the protein MHDAEVLVVGAGPAGSSVAFALARAGVDVLMVDRATFPRPKPCAESLSPEASRILANMDALGEIEASGAAKLSGIRVHAPNGSVIAGDFVGAHGYKGSTPYGLSVRREVLDAVLLDRARRAGARVMERVRVTDVIRDDTNAAAGVNVLVAGEARELRARLIVGADGLRSIVARRLGLAHSYRWPRRIALVTHYRGVSEVGDLGEMHVSRDGFVGIADVGNGLTTVALVVPASRGREISADRAAFLEQWLRSRASVGPRFANAKRATPIVATGPFAAHARRAWSSGAALIGDAADFFDPFTGQGIYSALRGGEMLAPRLCAALKAPTASLADRELAAYDKSRRREMAGKWFVERVVGAVVARPSLINRAARNLAARKDLADLLIGVTGDFVPAREVVRLSYLWKVFGPTSRTVPVVPSRNGRVAEAAR; encoded by the coding sequence ATGCACGATGCAGAAGTGCTCGTCGTCGGCGCGGGACCGGCTGGCTCATCCGTGGCGTTTGCGCTGGCGCGCGCCGGCGTCGATGTGCTCATGGTCGATCGCGCGACATTTCCACGGCCAAAGCCGTGTGCCGAGTCGCTGAGCCCCGAAGCGTCGCGCATTCTGGCGAATATGGACGCCCTCGGCGAGATCGAGGCGTCAGGCGCCGCGAAGCTCTCCGGGATCCGCGTCCACGCGCCGAACGGTTCGGTGATCGCCGGCGATTTTGTCGGTGCGCACGGATACAAAGGCAGCACGCCGTATGGTCTGTCCGTGCGCCGCGAAGTTCTCGATGCGGTGCTTCTCGATCGCGCGCGGCGCGCCGGTGCGCGCGTGATGGAACGCGTTCGCGTCACCGACGTCATTCGCGATGACACGAACGCCGCGGCCGGCGTCAACGTTCTCGTCGCGGGCGAGGCACGCGAGCTGCGCGCGCGACTCATCGTTGGCGCGGACGGATTGCGTTCGATCGTCGCGCGCCGCCTTGGACTCGCGCATTCATACCGATGGCCGCGGCGCATCGCGCTCGTCACGCACTATCGCGGCGTGTCGGAGGTCGGGGACCTGGGCGAGATGCACGTCTCACGTGACGGGTTCGTCGGCATCGCCGACGTTGGAAACGGTCTGACGACCGTCGCGCTGGTGGTGCCCGCGTCTCGCGGGCGCGAGATTTCGGCCGATCGGGCGGCGTTCCTGGAGCAGTGGCTTCGTTCGCGTGCGTCGGTCGGTCCTCGATTCGCGAACGCGAAGCGCGCAACGCCGATCGTCGCCACGGGACCATTCGCGGCGCACGCACGGCGCGCGTGGTCCTCAGGGGCGGCACTCATCGGCGATGCAGCGGATTTCTTCGATCCATTTACCGGTCAGGGGATTTATTCGGCGCTGCGCGGCGGCGAGATGCTGGCGCCAAGGCTCTGCGCGGCACTCAAGGCTCCGACAGCCTCTCTCGCCGATCGCGAGCTTGCCGCGTACGACAAGTCGCGCCGGCGCGAGATGGCCGGCAAATGGTTCGTCGAGCGAGTCGTCGGTGCCGTGGTCGCTCGGCCGTCGCTCATCAACCGCGCCGCGCGCAATCTCGCGGCGCGAAAGGATCTCGCCGATTTGCTCATCGGCGTCACCGGAGACTTTGTCCCCGCCCGAGAGGTAGTGAGACTGTCATACTTGTGGAAAGTGTTCGGACCAACGTCGCGAACTGTCCCAGTCGTCCCGTCGCGAAACGGACGGGTCGCCGAGGCCGCAAGATGA
- a CDS encoding flavin reductase family protein, translating to MIDAETFRAVLGRFASGVTILTARDDAGLDHGMTASAVCSLSLDPTLVLVCIDHDASMHPLMLEHPSFGINILSSDQEAYSRRFAAEEDDRFEGIAFHRGHNGVVLLEDALAHMECHVVRHHDAGDHTIFIAEVDRAEPAAADGRPLLYYRGGYAQLER from the coding sequence ATGATCGACGCCGAGACCTTTCGCGCGGTCCTCGGGCGGTTCGCGTCGGGTGTCACCATCCTCACGGCGCGCGACGACGCCGGCCTGGATCACGGCATGACCGCCAGCGCCGTTTGCTCGTTGAGCCTCGACCCGACGCTCGTGCTGGTGTGCATCGATCACGACGCGTCGATGCACCCGCTGATGCTCGAGCATCCCAGTTTTGGTATTAACATACTGTCATCAGACCAGGAAGCATACTCCCGGCGCTTCGCCGCCGAAGAGGACGATCGGTTCGAGGGAATCGCATTCCACCGCGGTCACAACGGTGTCGTGCTCCTCGAGGACGCGCTCGCCCACATGGAGTGCCACGTCGTACGGCACCACGACGCCGGCGACCACACGATATTCATCGCCGAGGTCGACCGCGCCGAGCCCGCGGCGGCGGACGGGCGGCCGCTGCTGTATTACCGCGGCGGTTACGCGCAGCTGGAGCGCTGA
- a CDS encoding methyltransferase domain-containing protein, producing MLTPARRRGFEILDDPNVPTDVRRRSIGDVTRSNRLLGGLRAAVREVLEILDSLPDRGAVTMLDIGAGLADIPAAVRSAARDRGITLTTVGVDEAFSLLGAASDRLDLPVCADALALPFRDGSIDVVICSQVLHHFDDAGAVALIREMNRVARHAAIVADLRRSWIAAAGFWLVSFPLRFHRVTRHDGVVSVLRGFTAEDLTRLVRAATGNTPRVRRRLGFRLIARWAPTT from the coding sequence GTGCTGACCCCCGCACGGCGGCGCGGCTTCGAGATTCTCGACGACCCGAACGTGCCCACGGATGTGCGCCGCCGTTCAATCGGCGACGTCACGCGCAGCAACCGCCTGCTCGGGGGACTGCGCGCCGCGGTTCGTGAAGTGCTCGAGATTCTCGATTCGCTCCCGGATCGCGGCGCGGTGACGATGCTCGACATCGGCGCGGGCCTCGCCGACATTCCAGCCGCGGTTCGCTCGGCCGCGCGAGATCGCGGCATCACGCTGACCACCGTCGGCGTCGACGAAGCGTTTTCGCTCCTCGGCGCGGCAAGCGACCGGCTCGACCTTCCCGTGTGCGCCGACGCACTCGCGCTGCCGTTTCGCGATGGATCGATCGACGTCGTCATCTGTTCGCAGGTCTTGCATCACTTCGACGATGCCGGCGCGGTCGCGCTGATTCGCGAGATGAACCGCGTCGCGCGCCACGCCGCGATCGTCGCCGATTTGCGGCGGAGCTGGATCGCGGCGGCGGGCTTCTGGCTCGTCTCGTTCCCCCTGCGCTTTCATCGCGTTACCCGACACGACGGCGTCGTCTCCGTGCTGCGCGGTTTCACCGCCGAGGATCTCACGCGTCTCGTGCGCGCGGCCACGGGTAACACGCCGCGCGTGCGGCGGCGTCTTGGATTTCGACTCATCGCGCGCTGGGCGCCGACGACATGA
- a CDS encoding SRPBCC family protein: MTAPLDLGPMPTDRRMTTIDEHLVRAPLPVIFRIAADVEHWPDHLPHYRFVRFHDRRGDGGGTVEMSANRPFGPLRWPTWWTSVMSVTTPGGTQPASIRFRHIHGITTGMDVEWSFHERGPSETLVRIVHVWNGPGWPLISLLAARAVIGPIFVHGIASRTLAGLAHAAERTTGHVS; the protein is encoded by the coding sequence ATGACCGCACCATTGGATCTTGGTCCCATGCCGACCGATCGCCGCATGACGACGATCGACGAGCATCTCGTGCGTGCTCCGCTGCCCGTGATCTTCCGCATCGCGGCGGACGTGGAGCATTGGCCTGACCACCTCCCGCATTATCGATTCGTGCGATTCCACGACCGCCGCGGCGACGGCGGCGGCACTGTCGAGATGTCGGCGAATCGCCCGTTCGGTCCGCTACGCTGGCCGACCTGGTGGACGTCGGTCATGAGCGTGACGACGCCCGGCGGAACGCAGCCGGCCTCGATTCGATTTCGGCACATCCACGGCATTACGACCGGCATGGACGTCGAATGGAGCTTCCACGAACGCGGTCCATCCGAAACGCTCGTGCGCATCGTACACGTTTGGAACGGACCGGGGTGGCCGCTGATAAGTCTATTGGCGGCGCGTGCCGTCATCGGACCGATTTTCGTACACGGAATCGCGTCGCGCACCCTTGCAGGTCTGGCGCACGCCGCCGAACGTACGACAGGTCATGTCTCTTGA
- the fabF gene encoding beta-ketoacyl-ACP synthase II, whose amino-acid sequence MAERRRVAITGIGVVTPIGISHPAMWEGLHRRRSAVRPISRFDASIYRSQIAAEIDFHTSDFIEERRAKRLDRFGQFTVASARLAIEDAGLNLGAEDRERVGSTMGTALGGVGFAEEQLRVFLREGIKNVAVTLATNVFGGAASCNVAIEFGVQGPNCTNAMSCASGTMAIGEGFRQIRDGYADVMLSGGAEAPLSQVCFGAFAIIRAMSTRNDEPDRASRPFDRTRDGFVMGEGASVLVLEELGRAKARGAHIYGEIVGYAYGNDAHHMTAPRPDGSQAARAMRGALKDAGVAPHEIGYVNAHGSSTPLNDPTETRAIRSVFGDHASKLQVSSTKAYYGHALGASGAIETAICALSLENEWLPPTLNLENPDDGCDLDYIPGSGRTARVDYMMNNSFGFGGINAALVLKRAD is encoded by the coding sequence GTGGCTGAGCGTCGGCGGGTAGCGATCACGGGGATCGGGGTAGTCACTCCGATCGGCATCTCGCATCCCGCCATGTGGGAAGGGCTGCATCGCAGGCGTTCGGCCGTGCGGCCGATTTCGCGTTTCGACGCGTCGATTTATCGAAGTCAAATCGCGGCGGAAATCGATTTTCATACCTCGGACTTCATCGAAGAACGTCGTGCCAAGCGGCTCGATCGCTTCGGGCAGTTCACCGTGGCCTCGGCGCGGCTCGCGATCGAAGACGCGGGACTGAATCTCGGCGCCGAGGATCGCGAGCGTGTCGGTTCGACGATGGGCACGGCGCTGGGCGGTGTCGGCTTCGCCGAAGAGCAGCTCCGCGTCTTCCTCCGCGAAGGGATCAAGAACGTCGCCGTGACGCTGGCGACGAACGTCTTCGGCGGCGCCGCGAGCTGCAACGTCGCCATCGAGTTCGGTGTGCAGGGACCAAACTGCACGAACGCGATGAGCTGCGCGTCCGGCACCATGGCGATCGGCGAAGGCTTTCGCCAGATCAGAGATGGATACGCCGACGTCATGCTCTCCGGCGGCGCCGAAGCGCCTCTCAGCCAGGTATGCTTCGGCGCATTCGCGATCATTCGAGCGATGTCCACGCGCAACGACGAGCCGGACCGCGCGTCGCGTCCGTTCGATCGTACGCGCGACGGCTTCGTGATGGGTGAAGGGGCATCTGTGCTCGTGCTCGAGGAGCTCGGCCGCGCGAAAGCGCGCGGTGCGCATATCTACGGCGAAATCGTGGGATACGCGTACGGCAACGACGCGCATCACATGACCGCGCCGCGGCCCGACGGGTCCCAGGCCGCGCGGGCCATGCGCGGTGCGCTCAAGGATGCGGGTGTCGCGCCGCACGAAATCGGCTACGTGAACGCGCACGGCTCGAGCACGCCGCTCAACGATCCCACCGAGACGCGCGCGATTCGGTCCGTGTTCGGCGATCACGCCTCCAAGCTCCAGGTGAGCAGCACCAAGGCCTACTACGGCCACGCCCTCGGCGCCTCGGGGGCGATCGAGACCGCGATCTGCGCGCTATCGCTCGAGAACGAGTGGCTGCCGCCCACGCTCAACCTCGAGAATCCCGACGACGGCTGCGATCTCGACTACATTCCCGGCAGCGGCCGAACCGCCCGCGTGGACTACATGATGAACAACTCGTTCGGTTTCGGTGGGATCAACGCCGCGTTAGTGTTGAAGCGCGCCGATTGA
- a CDS encoding aquaporin: MKDAWRHFTAEFIGTFALVFVGGGAIITSPLISMQAVVINIALAHGLILAIMVTATMRISGHLNPAVTAGFLVTRRIEPMMAVVYWIAQFSGAILAAYALKGLFPAVIATNTRLGGQNISADVSLIQAIVLEFIATFFLVFVVFGTAVDPRAPKVGGFAIGLTVAADILAIGPLTGGSMNPARSFGPAVVTRIFEGQSAYWIGPILGGIAAALIYDRLFLPREPEPVDHGAVRPEQNA, encoded by the coding sequence ATGAAAGACGCCTGGCGTCACTTCACGGCCGAGTTCATTGGCACGTTCGCGCTCGTCTTCGTGGGCGGCGGCGCGATCATCACGAGCCCGTTGATCTCGATGCAGGCCGTCGTGATCAACATCGCCCTCGCTCACGGGTTGATTCTCGCCATCATGGTCACGGCCACGATGCGCATCTCCGGACATCTGAATCCCGCCGTCACCGCGGGCTTCCTCGTCACGCGGCGTATCGAGCCGATGATGGCGGTCGTCTACTGGATCGCGCAATTCTCGGGCGCCATTCTCGCGGCGTACGCGCTCAAGGGGCTCTTTCCCGCCGTCATCGCGACCAACACGCGCCTGGGCGGCCAGAACATCTCGGCGGACGTGTCGCTGATTCAGGCGATCGTGCTCGAGTTCATCGCGACGTTCTTCCTGGTGTTCGTCGTGTTCGGCACGGCGGTCGATCCGCGCGCGCCGAAGGTTGGCGGCTTCGCGATCGGCCTCACCGTCGCCGCCGACATTCTGGCGATCGGCCCGCTGACGGGCGGCTCGATGAACCCGGCGCGGTCCTTCGGCCCCGCCGTCGTGACCCGCATTTTCGAAGGCCAGAGCGCCTATTGGATCGGTCCAATCCTCGGCGGCATCGCGGCGGCGCTGATCTACGACCGCTTGTTCCTGCCGCGCGAGCCCGAGCCGGTGGATCACGGCGCCGTTCGGCCAGAGCAAAACGCGTAG
- a CDS encoding DUF1707 domain-containing protein, whose protein sequence is MPEPLPPPSLSRAREQKISELSQHFANDDLSLEDLERRIERVYKAISVAELDAITADLTSVAGVPNGGAALAPADRIAHVARDANLIVAPSPAIEAPRGRLLSIMSSHRRVGRWTVPRDLHVFALWSDSRLDLTTAVLPVGGVVNIEITSIMASFRVIVSPDMHVINDMHAFMSDMRNSADAMVPGTVASARTPVIRLTGTAFMSDFKVKVRRREEPLPDDD, encoded by the coding sequence GTGCCCGAACCGTTACCGCCGCCGTCGCTGTCGCGTGCTCGCGAACAGAAGATCAGCGAGCTGTCGCAGCATTTCGCGAATGACGATCTGTCGCTCGAGGATCTCGAGCGGCGGATCGAGCGCGTCTACAAAGCGATCTCGGTCGCCGAGCTGGACGCGATCACGGCGGACTTGACGTCGGTCGCCGGCGTGCCGAACGGCGGAGCGGCGCTCGCGCCGGCGGACCGAATCGCGCACGTTGCTCGTGATGCGAATTTGATCGTGGCGCCGTCCCCGGCGATCGAGGCGCCGCGCGGGCGATTGCTGTCGATCATGAGCTCGCATCGCCGCGTCGGCCGTTGGACGGTGCCACGCGATCTCCACGTCTTTGCGTTGTGGAGCGATTCGCGCCTCGATCTCACGACGGCGGTGCTGCCCGTCGGCGGCGTGGTAAACATCGAGATCACGTCGATCATGGCGTCATTTCGCGTGATCGTGTCACCGGACATGCACGTCATCAACGACATGCACGCCTTCATGTCCGACATGCGGAACAGCGCGGACGCAATGGTGCCCGGCACGGTTGCGTCCGCGCGCACGCCAGTCATTCGACTGACCGGCACGGCGTTCATGTCCGACTTCAAGGTGAAGGTGCGGCGGCGCGAAGAGCCGCTGCCCGACGACGATTGA